A portion of the Candidatus Poribacteria bacterium genome contains these proteins:
- a CDS encoding IPT/TIG domain-containing protein, producing the protein MRYTIYFFCIALIGLWFAVPTLLAAPSAAQSVAPTLIRVEPDNDITTGGATVQIIGENFQDGATVTIGGNAASNVIFVSPTGLIVEVPAGTAGSADVVVTNPDGKPDTLAGGFTYIEPPPPTLTRVEPNNDVVTGGQTIKIIGGNFQDGATVTIGGNAAPNVIFVSPTELSVEAPPGTAGNVDIVVTNPNGKSDTLADGFTYTPLSYDVTGDGVVNILDLVRVASQFGQVGAGLSGDVNGDGMVNLLDLVAVANRFSLQ; encoded by the coding sequence GTTTGCCGTTCCGACGTTACTGGCAGCACCGTCGGCAGCACAGTCGGTCGCACCAACCCTCATCCGTGTTGAACCAGACAACGATATTACGACTGGTGGAGCAACTGTTCAGATAATCGGGGAAAATTTTCAGGACGGGGCAACCGTCACAATTGGCGGGAATGCCGCATCAAACGTAATTTTCGTTTCACCAACTGGGTTGATAGTCGAAGTGCCAGCGGGCACTGCGGGCAGTGCTGATGTTGTTGTAACCAACCCTGACGGTAAACCGGATACACTTGCAGGAGGCTTCACCTATATTGAACCACCGCCGCCAACCCTCACCCGTGTTGAACCCAACAACGACGTAGTGACCGGCGGACAAACCATTAAAATAATCGGGGGAAATTTTCAGGACGGGGCAACCGTCACAATTGGCGGGAATGCCGCACCTAATGTGATCTTCGTTTCACCAACCGAGTTGAGTGTCGAGGCACCACCGGGGACTGCGGGAAATGTCGATATTGTTGTTACTAACCCTAATGGCAAATCGGATACACTTGCAGACGGATTCACGTATACACCCTTGTCCTATGATGTGACCGGAGATGGGGTGGTCAATATCCTCGATCTGGTTCGCGTTGCTAGCCAGTTTGGACAGGTTGGCGCAGGGTTATCGGGGGATGTCAATGGCGATGGGATGGTCAACCTCCTCGATCTAGTTGCTGTTGCGAATCGCTTCAGTTTGCAGTAA